The following proteins are co-located in the Candidatus Methanogranum gryphiswaldense genome:
- a CDS encoding glutamate-1-semialdehyde 2,1-aminomutase: MNDLRSQQMYAESSKLTPGGVSSPVRAFAPNPLFMKSGKGCMITDVDGNEYIDLCMAYGPLITGHACKRVMDAASGQIAKGTIYGAPSEPELNIIKRLCQIVPSFEMVRLAASGTESTMHAIRLARGFTGKNGVVKMNGGFHGAHDAVLVAAGSGSAQSVPGSKGVPLDVVKNTYIVEYNDPRMLSDLLEKNKDIACVIMEPVLGNVGVVPPHMNYLREVRKITMEHGVILIFDEVITGCRLSEGGAQKLYGVIPDLTTMGKIIGGGFSAGAFGGKREIMENVAPAGKVYAAGTLAGNPVSAAAGLAQIDYMRSNQRYLTLNQNTDRLVTALRDSMEDRKVSGCIQSVGSMFSVYFGPSSVSNGKEAQNADREKFTRLFAYMLKRGVYLPPSALEVEFMSVAHDEKSINRIIEAFDGFLKEEARQ, translated from the coding sequence ATGAATGATCTCAGATCGCAACAGATGTATGCGGAATCCAGTAAACTCACTCCGGGAGGGGTATCGAGTCCTGTACGTGCATTCGCACCAAATCCTCTGTTCATGAAGAGTGGAAAAGGATGCATGATAACTGATGTGGACGGTAACGAATACATCGATCTTTGCATGGCATACGGCCCTTTGATCACCGGTCATGCATGTAAGCGTGTGATGGATGCAGCTTCGGGGCAGATAGCCAAAGGCACGATATACGGTGCCCCTTCCGAGCCTGAACTGAACATCATAAAAAGACTCTGTCAGATAGTGCCATCTTTTGAGATGGTGCGTCTGGCCGCTTCTGGTACGGAATCCACCATGCATGCCATACGTTTGGCCAGGGGGTTCACTGGAAAGAACGGCGTGGTCAAAATGAATGGTGGTTTCCACGGAGCGCACGATGCGGTTCTCGTAGCTGCCGGTTCTGGTTCTGCACAGAGCGTTCCCGGTTCCAAAGGTGTGCCGTTAGATGTTGTCAAGAACACGTACATCGTAGAATACAACGATCCGCGGATGTTGAGTGATCTTCTTGAAAAGAACAAGGATATCGCATGTGTGATAATGGAACCAGTGTTGGGCAATGTAGGAGTTGTCCCTCCGCATATGAATTATCTTCGTGAGGTTAGAAAGATCACAATGGAACATGGCGTGATACTTATTTTTGATGAGGTCATCACTGGTTGCAGACTTTCGGAAGGTGGTGCGCAGAAGCTTTACGGCGTGATTCCAGACCTTACCACCATGGGTAAGATCATAGGTGGAGGTTTCTCGGCCGGTGCATTTGGAGGAAAGAGGGAGATAATGGAGAATGTAGCTCCTGCCGGAAAGGTATATGCAGCAGGTACTTTGGCCGGTAATCCGGTCAGTGCCGCGGCAGGCCTTGCACAGATAGATTATATGCGTAGCAACCAGAGATATCTTACGTTAAATCAGAACACCGACAGATTAGTTACTGCTCTGAGGGATTCGATGGAGGACCGTAAGGTCTCAGGCTGCATACAGTCCGTAGGGTCGATGTTCTCTGTTTATTTCGGGCCTAGCAGCGTTTCCAATGGGAAGGAGGCACAGAATGCAGATAGGGAAAAATTCACAAGATTGTTCGCATACATGCTCAAGCGGGGTGTCTATCTTCCCCCATCCGCACTCGAAGTGGAGTTCATGTCTGTAGCCCACGATGAAAAGTCGATCAACAGGATAATCGAGGCATTTGACGGCTTCCTGAAAGAGGAGGCACGTCAATGA
- the hemC gene encoding hydroxymethylbilane synthase, with the protein MRIGSRESKLAMRQTDMFVNAMRDAGCEEDFSIVGIKALGDIDLTSPLDKLNNIGAFVRELDEAIMNKEIDISVNSLKDIPIDVNHKLIIGAIMRRNAVEDVILPCRLEDLREGAVVGTASVRRMALLRSIRPDIKTVSLRGNIHTRLSKLDSGECDAIILAKAGLERMGIDRPMFTMDPTYFVPAPAQGAIAIECRTDDTEIRNKLMLIDDKVTRECVTIERSIMRALGAGCSSPVGINVRKLIKGFNVRAVSFAFTEEPVRLDVVIPHEYNDTQILAIADHLKGINKELVL; encoded by the coding sequence ATGAGGATCGGGTCCAGAGAGAGTAAGCTCGCAATGAGGCAGACGGACATGTTCGTCAATGCCATGAGGGATGCAGGTTGCGAGGAGGATTTCAGTATCGTCGGCATAAAGGCACTGGGGGACATAGATCTCACATCTCCTTTGGATAAGCTCAATAACATCGGTGCATTTGTCAGGGAATTGGATGAGGCGATAATGAACAAGGAGATAGACATCTCTGTGAATTCTTTGAAGGACATACCTATCGATGTAAATCATAAATTGATCATTGGCGCCATAATGAGAAGGAATGCCGTCGAGGACGTGATCCTTCCATGTCGTTTAGAAGACCTTAGGGAAGGAGCAGTGGTAGGTACTGCATCAGTGAGAAGAATGGCCCTTTTGAGGTCTATAAGGCCGGATATAAAGACGGTCTCTCTTCGTGGAAACATACATACGCGGTTATCAAAATTGGATTCCGGAGAATGCGACGCGATAATACTTGCGAAGGCCGGTCTGGAGCGCATGGGTATCGATAGGCCGATGTTCACAATGGACCCAACGTACTTCGTGCCCGCACCCGCTCAGGGAGCCATAGCAATTGAATGCAGGACCGACGATACGGAGATCAGAAACAAACTCATGCTTATCGATGATAAGGTCACCAGAGAATGTGTGACGATAGAACGTTCCATTATGAGGGCGTTGGGAGCAGGATGTTCGTCGCCGGTCGGCATCAATGTAAGGAAATTGATCAAAGGATTCAATGTAAGGGCGGTATCGTTCGCATTCACGGAAGAACCTGTGAGGCTTGATGTTGTGATACCTCATGAGTATAACGACACTCAGATCCTGGCGATAGCTGATCATTTAAAAGGAATTAATAAGGAGCTGGTACTTTGA